A region of the Arachis hypogaea cultivar Tifrunner chromosome 15, arahy.Tifrunner.gnm2.J5K5, whole genome shotgun sequence genome:
AGATGAACACGAAGAGTGAGATTCCCACAAAATTTAAAACGATCACAGCAAAACAATACTTAAAATCTCGATttaagaaatataataaaaatagtcacAAGTTATCATGGAAATGCTCTAACCTTACTTTCAGCTTTGACATCCATATTCGGCGTAGCAGGGCTCCCCTGCAATTCTGCTACCCCAACCGCACCATTTCACCACAAAGAAATCACTCATTTAGATTtttgaagattaaaaaaaatgcaaatactCATTGAAACCAAACCGTACCATCACTCCGATTGTTCACAACAGGTGATTCAGCAGCTAGGGTTCCTGAATTCGACCCCTTCGGAGGTTTATCTGAACTCTTCATCATGCCGCGCTGCGACTCAGCTTTGCAAGGCGATTCGCTAGCTCGTTCTTCTCCCTCTGACGCCTTCCCTTGTTGTCCTTGTTTGTTTCCACCTTCGCCGCCTTCTGAATCCTTCTCTTTCGGGAGAAGCTCCGGCGCTCCCTCTGTGACAGCTCCGGCGCTCCCTCCGTGACAGACGGTGAGCGCCAAGGGAGTCACCATCAAATCCTCAAAATGGCGCAGCGAGGGGAGGTTGTCAAAGTTTCTCGCTCTATTGACCATATAGGACTTGAAATTGAAAGCGGGTTTCTCgctctctttattttcttctttgccCTTGAGGACTTCTTCTTTGGTAAGCACCACGGAGACCGAGAATGAAGGAAAAGGAAAAAATCGATTCCCTTTTTGTGGCTTCTTCGTGGTAATTGAAGAAATGGGGAGTTTTGTGAGTGTGTGGAACAGATGAAAAGTTGGAGATCTGGATCTGCTGCCTTGGTGGAACAGGAAACTTGTGTTGAGGTTCACGGAACTCATAATTGGTTACTGCGGATTTACTGGGTTATTAGTATGGGGAGATTTGATTTTCTGGTGTTAGATTGAGTTAGAAAGCTTTGGAATTGGGTTTCGGTGGTGGaaggaatgggagtggtgtctaTTTTGGATTCATGAGGTCAGTGAATTGGATCGACGAGAGTGAAGGTGTAAGAGTTGAGAGTTAGAGAGTCTCGATGAAGGGTGGGGATCTGTTGGCAAAGTTTTAGGTTAGGATTCAGGGGTTATTGGGTTTGGGGCGGgttattaggttttttttttagaaaactttttggccacgcttttaaagcgtgctaaAAGAGCATcaggatatggccacgctttaaaagcgtggcaaaagagcaccaggatatggccacgctttataAATGTTACTATAGTGAAATCCTGTTGCCACGCTTTCAAAACGTCCCTGTTTTtatctatggccacgcttttgaagcgtggcagaaaaaaacGTGGCCGTATCTCTATTCAACTGCCACCCTTACAAAAGCGTAGCCATTGacccttttcgccacgcttttgaagcgtggcgaaAAAAACGTGGCTGAATCTCTATTCAATTGCCACCctcacaaaagcgtggccataggccttttttcttgtagtggcaaAGTGTAATTGTTTGATATGTTCATGTGTGGAATAAGCACAACTCTATCCACTTTTTCTCTAGTCAATACAATGCACTTAATTATATGATGACCTAAACAACGTACCTGCAACTTAGTACCATTACACAAACCATTAGATTGGTCAATATTTCTTATTGCCGGTACACCTTCCTTCAAGCATAGCTGGTGATTAGGTAATCCTGAACAATTAATAGCATTCAACATATCAAGTGAAAAGGTGTCTAATTGAGACTCCATGTTACCTTCTTCAACACACAAAGAGTCAGAACAAAGATAAACCCTTTGATCGCCAGGTAAAAGACTCATTATACTGTTATTCACCTTGTTAACAACTTCTAGAGTGGGAGCAAGAATTGATTGTTTCTTGAAATAATCTGTGTTGGTCATGTTATATAATAGCATGGGATAGACAAACTGTATCAACTCTTCAAAATCAGTGTTAGTATCATCAATGAGAATCTCATTCGGGATCAAAACTTCAGACTCACAATCTATAGAATCACCAGCCAATCCATCTCCAATATGAATAAGCTAATTGGCAAAATCCATAATTTCGCAATTGTCTTGAGAACATGATGAAGAAGATAAATGCATATTCCTACTTAGCTTTAGTACATTACAGTAATCCCATATATATGATGAATTATTGGAAGATTGCACGATATGCTATCGTGATCCCATAGGTATGACTCGAAGGATCTGCCTAAAGTCACCACCTAGGACAACAACCTTTCCTCCAAATGGCATGTCAGGTTTGTAGGATTGCTCAAATCTAAGAATATCCTTCAATGACTTGTCTAAAGCCTTGTAATAGTGTTTGTTAAGCGTTGGAGCTTTATCTCATATAATCAAACTGGCTCTAGCAAGAAGCTTAGCAAGGGAGAAACCTTGTTTAAAGTTACAAAGCGAATTCTCGTTTATGTTTAGTGGAATCTTGAATCTAGAATGAGCAGTGTGTCTATTAGGGAGTAATAGTGAAGCAATATCACTTAATGCAACATTTAGCTTAATTTTGCTGTTACACCTTAATGACACAGATAACGTGCGATAAAGGAAAGTCTTCCCAGTACCGCTGTAACCATAAACAAAGTAAAATCCACCAAGGTCCATGGAGATAGAATTCAATATCTGATCGTATGCATTCTTCTGTTCGTGAGTCGTAGATTTCAAAGAATCCTTTAACTCTTCATGTAGTAATTCCCTATCAAAATTCATCTCATCCATTAAGAATCGATCATATACACCATCAATGTTTTGCATATCAGGATACGATAATGTAGAGAATTCTCTAAGAGATCTTCCATTTGCTTgtaatttttccttaattttaacCAATGTCAAATTCAATATTTGCTCATCTGATAATGGTAGCTCTAACAACAACAAATAAAACAACTAAGTAATGGAAGTTACttaaaatgaaataagaaatgcaagagaaaaaaaataattatgcacTCTTTAGCGAGAGAAATATGACAACAACCTTCACAACGATGATTTCTTCTATGAATATATAGGATGTGTTCAGATAATTGCTGGTAAAATGACTGCCAAACAAATTTAGGATAAGAATGTTATTcgatagaagaagaataacaaAGAGGTCATGAATGTAAGATCCTGATACCCACGAACTTGCTTCCAATATAGCATCAACAAATTTCTTGTCATCTTGGAGAATTCCTAATGTATAACATGCTTCCTTGAATGTATCATAAATAACATCATGAATAGTTCTAAGGTCAACAAAACTTGTGCATCCTTTCTATATGTTAAGTAAAAGTCTTAAGTAATAATCTTCACTATTTTCCCACGGGACGTGAGTCAATCGACCAATAGAAAAGCCTTACTTTTGTGGCAACCACATACAAACATCATCTTTCCATACAAACTTGTTAGGGAACTCACTATAAGTCAACAACCGGGCAAAAGTATATAAAGTATTAGCAAGGAACCATGCTAATAATTTTGTCAACTTGCCATCTACACGATTGAGAACATCTTGAATATTGTCATCATCTCTAAAGATAACAACATGCTCTTCAAGAAAGTGAAAGGGTAACCTAATAACTACAGGTTCCTTTATCTGAATATTATAACCAAATATCTTCCAAGCTGCCTCACATGATGATATATAATGACAATCATAATAATTTTGTATCTCATCCACAACCTGTCTAGCAATGAGTCAGTAGAAAATTGATAAAAAGAAGCAGTTACTCGATCATTGCCCTTGTACACATGTTTAAATAGATACTTGATAGCAAAAGTTTGGCATGTATGCTCGATATTTATATGACAACCATATCTCAACAACAAATACGGATTGTATGGAACAATGAAGGAATTATCAATGATAACATTCCTCTTAGTTATCGTGCAACAATTGCCTGGTCTCTTGTACTTTGGAAATTTAGCTACATCAATAACAGCACATGACCTAAATTTCTtaggaaaatattttaaaaaatgaccATCTTCCATGCACAGACTATTTTTGTTATGTCGATCGCAAGGCCATGAACCATGAATCTCTCTATggcagtgataaaccactattttatggtttatcttgtgctcaattgagtggattttatcaatctttcatacacttattcatactaattgcatggttttatatttttcttcctaatcCTGTGATATAATTGagaacatgtttcctaggcctttaaactgtcaattttaattatcctttattactattcgatgcattgatatgtgtgttaagtgttttcagggattatagggcaggaatgacttagaggatggaaaagaagcatgcaaaagtggaagaaatacaagaaactgaaggaactgctaaagttgtccagcctaacctctgggtactaaatcgaccataacttgagctacagaggtccaaatgacgcggttccagttgtgttggaaagctaacatttagggcttcgcaatgatatataatttttcatagctTCCCCGAAGATAGGTGACTCGCACGCATGGATCGCGCGcatgcgtgacctggcaaaaactcaatccacgcgtgactttgcagcgacctgtacgtaccagaaatcgctgggggcgatttctaggctgtttttgacccaatttttggcccagaaaacacagattagaggctataaagtgggagaatccatccatccattcattcattattcacaattttaggttttagatgtagttttagagagagagagagaggctccctcctctctcttaggtattTAGGATCAGGATTCctcttagtttatggttatttcttcattccaggttcaatgttctttaatttatgtttcttttctacttttatttattctaatgcttttacttgttaattacttatgttgccaaattggcttatgaaccttttcatgttagatttgaatattctatttaatgcaatttgaggtatttcagatttatgattgctttttactatttatgatataaataatttagattttttcccttttggctttggtggagtaattggtgacacttgagttgtcaaactcagctgttgattgaaaattcgaaattgctgattgatttggatccctctaaagctagtctttcaataggaattgactaggacttgaggaatcaaattgattagtccacttgactttcctttatttagtaagggttaactaagtgggagcaataacaattctcatcacacctgataaggataactaggatgggatttctagttctcataccttgccaagagtttttctagttattaatttaatttcctgccaatttattttcctgttccctatttcaaaaacccaaaaagatacaatttcataaccaataataaatcatacttccctgcaattccttgagagacccgaggtttaaatactttggttataaattttattgagttttattacttgtgacaaccaaaacttttgtacgaaagaattctctgttggtttagaaactatacttacaacgagactttatttatgaaattctttactgacagAAATCTGTtagtcaaaatggcgctgttgccgggaaattgcaaacgtgtgccttattattggttattgtaaatattttattttgcttgtttatttatttttatttttgttttttttttatttttattagctactatgagttcttaCTCCCGTCGCTTTGAGtctggttctaatgttgttgaaaggaatggaagctataataggaaCATGCGTCAAGGTTGAAACAAtcacagatggaaggagccacaagaatctgatcaaccctttcagcaacaacaccttccaagataccatggacaatgaCCATCCTacgatgcatgccaagacaatagttatggtggaccctttgataaacccatattttatgatatattttgtgcttagtttaagtgatttattcaatccttcacccacttattcatattaattgcatggttttacttttccttccttattatgtgatgtatgtgaaaaacatgtttcctatgctttaaaattaattattttaattacctttatttccattcgatgccgtgattagtgtgttgagtagtttcagatcttctaaggcaggaatgagtcaaaggatggaaaggaaacatacaaaaatggaaggaaagcataaaacggagtttgtgaagaaactggcagccacgcgatcgcatggacgacgcggccgcatgccagtgcgaagagagcgcgacgcgaacgcgtgactgatgctATCGCACGCCTCgagcgaaacacatatgacgcggtcgcatgactgacgcgaccgcgtgacaaggaaaactccgaatgacgcgaccgcgtgacccacgcggacgtgtgacagaggcgatgcaccagaaattgcagaaaatgcttcaagcgaattctgaagccctttttggcccaaatccaagttcagaaggcatagaccagaggttatgaagtgggggaatgcatccattcagggagagtctccactttagttagttttcatgatttagatttagttttgagagagaggttctctcctttctcttctctccttaggattaggatttaggatttctcttagttttaggagtgactctcaatcccaggttcaatgttctttttactttatatttatctcttacttttagatactttaatgcttatattagttatgttgcctatttggcttatgctacattcatgttacagattactcttttgaattaatgttatttgaggtatttcagtttaatattgctttcttttatttacattattgttattcccatctgaagacatttttattccagtagatttacttttctccttttggtcttggttaagaaatcagtaactcaggagttatcaaactcaaacatgattaataattgttatctttgttgattagattgaacttcaataatcccaatcttttcttaggaaataaataggattcgaagatcaaactaattaatcccttgacctttctttatcttagtaaaggttaacaaagtggaattgagattcaattttcatcatcattgataaggatagctaggataggacctctaatttctcataccttgccaaaagtttatttacagtcatttatttattttacttgccatttaaattgcttgttcttcatttactttatttgctaattaagctattcactcctcattctcaaaaccccaatttacaatctccataaccaataataagaacatacttccctgcagttccttgagaagacgacccgaagtttgaatacttcggttatcaatttatttaggggtttgttacttgtgacaacaaaaacgtttgtatgaaaggacatttgaaggtttagaaactatacttgcaacgaggatttatccgcaaaattctagaccacgcaaaagttctctcatcaaaatggcgccgttgctggggagctgcaattgtgtgccttattattggttattgtaaatatttttcttttacttgtttatttgtctttattttcccctttttatttttattagctactatgaattctcacccctttcgctttgagtttggttctaatgttattgaaaggaatggaagttataacaggaacatgcatcaaggttagagcaatcaaagatggatggagccaagaggatctgatcaaccctttaggcaacaacaccctccaagatatcatggacaaagaccattctacaatgcataccaagcaaatagacatggtggacaaccttgtaattaccaacaagccccaccctgtgcttataggccatcctctcaacgtaacttcgaaccaccacactcacaagctcctttccaccattcaccaccgtatgatcctcatttaccccagttccaatccaatcactcccaaacaccaccacttccccctgTACCATATCtaaatctatcaccccgagaatcagagattcgcctcaagaaaacagtaaaccgacttcaaacaacccttcatcaactggagcaagaagtaagtcaattatcttctagacgttcgaacattcaaggacctcccacagccccatgtggacaatctaacgaagagcgtagtatgaagaagatactagaaactccagtggacaagacagagcatggctttgtactggaacaagtagaggaagctgttattattgaagaagaagagttggttgaagacttaggagacgctgaacctccatgggaatccaaagttgtggagcattctgtcaaggatgttacaattgatgcttaGGAGAATTGTGCGCAATCCCCAGAGCAAGTCcttcatgaagaactagacagaataacccaagaagcaaatttccttgatgatgataatcacaggtcaagttctcctagtaatgaacttgcatctgcaagtgaattctctgagatcgaagactcttccccaagtgaatacgaagatgatacggaggtagatttctctcaacctccagtctatgacttaagtgatgaggaagacatagatggctttgatcaggacatggatacatttgaagaatcttgcaaggaagtggagaatttcacagaagagcacaagggagtagaactcacagaaccgctagaaccacctatcccaaggccattaccacccaatacaagcttcaagtgggtacaatccttaaccttaactgtatttttccacttgaatatggtttgcttgaaacagaaggccagcttagagctctctgtggctttaagagtaaaaggaaaatggctcgtactcagagctggtgcacgaggttcaataaggttccacgcttcaactcgaagtgcacggattggcatcatgatcaattggatggatctcggaaaacgtttggttatcctggtgagaatctaatttctaaaccgcccaaaTGGAtaagtatagatcaagacgaaggcggatttaaaagcaaagtttgggatcctggaatctatgctaacattcgtcaccccggaagcctgacaatctgtttgaagctgctcggaagcttcacatgcctagtttgggaccttgGAGgttattggcattccaagcattggtggagatttctggatgaatttaagcataagccgccataacaggaagctcacccaatgtccaacttaaggactttaactaaaagtgctaggtgggagacaacccaccatggtatgatcgtccctttttcaatttttatttagttttatttgttttcaagttttattttattgaacctggagttttgcatctcattcatattaatcattgcattctgcatactgcataattgcatacctgaaaaaaaaggggtgcgcgacgcgaccgcatcattcatgcgatcgcgtcaagttgcgaaaaacacttcccacgcgaccgcgtccttcacgcggccgcgtgacctggagatcggcgtaaagatccaacgtccagaaagttaggctggaatcatgcggccattgtgcgtttggcaaaaatgacccacgcgatcgcgtccctcactcgatcgcgtcacttgcacaacctcaatcccacgcgacagcgtgagcgacgcgatcgcatcgcatggattgcacaacaccccaaaaggagtcagagagttgcgctgaaacgacgttgGAATCGTGCATTttgcacaatttccagcgacgcgatcgcatgcctcatgcgatcgcgtcattcactcttttcccattccatgcgatcgcgtgccctacgcgatcgcgtcaaccaccatttcagcccaaccacgcggccgcgtgccccacgcgatcgcgtggattcaaatttataacctcccccagtcacgcgaaccctatcagtcgcccCCCAAACCcctctcttccctctcttcttctccaattacaccaccaccacccagccaccaccaccgaACCACCATCacgccgccgaccacccagacgccgccgccacccacccccttcctccttcccccttctttcttcttcttccttcttctttccccTCCAACGCCACTGCCCCCCTCCGCGAGCACCACCCATCGCCGCCGCCCTGTCACCACTGCCCAGCGCCACCCACACGCCCCTTTCCTTCCCCTGTTACCCCCTACCCTCATTACCCCTACCTTTCCTTCACTTCCTCCGAACAGCAGCCACCGCCGCCGCGCCACCCTCTTCCGCCGCGTCGGACGCCAGTGCCGtcatccccagccacctctctgcccaaCTTTCTTTCTTACGCCTACCCGGTTCtgacgaacgccacccttctatccttcgtagttaattcatatttttctgtttatgttcgtcattaggctagttagatatgcatgttgtagtggattttaggttgttaggtagcctaggatatggttagtagatttaggtctgtttaattgcgctgttcatgtctcttgtttcattattttcgcaattctgctgttgttgtgatgttagttttgttcatatgctgtaatttcttgtttcatgctgctctttactctGATTTTTCATGCTCTTATTCCTTATATGTAGTTGCAGCTGTctttttgattcatatgaactatcctgttgttgtttattttccgggacaatccaattttagctggaatgctgcccaaatctctgtaaaatgtttccattcatgtcttgattttggcattttcaactgtgctttccttagatttaaccaaaacaattcatgaatgccagggcaagctttcttattctttttgatttcctggttcataatttgcatttttgatgtttgattctaatttttgctatttctatatctatttgaatcatcatcaacctgttttccttatttggatatgagttacttatagcttctaactgtgaatacttgttacttggaatattttcattatgccacttactttaacccactttttactaactcactaatgttaacttcctaaactctttttcaattccaaccaacctaacctttcaaaacttctcttctgattttctttcactttcttttaacattctgaccatggcatgatgttaatttttctatttaacatgaattcaattccattttggattgtgaattctccttttcggacttttaactcctatacaatccttaatgcacatttacttaactcattttccttatccttttgctcctttgccactttgtgttttttttttattatttgcctatttattttcctattttcactatatcctggttttctatttttcaggatgtctgccagccagagaaaaggaaaaggaaaggctactactggcaaacggaaaagaggagaatcctccatgtccattatggatatcatgcacgatgactcctTGCGGGAAAaaaattttaccccgcaggagaaggccgaccagctaatccctgccactgatccaataaagtttgcaaaccgacactgtgagctgaagtatccggtgtttgcaaactccaggaacctatacctggagagaactttgaagatcccagaagaactccagcaatacacctctgaccagatcaaacaaagaggctggttcttcctggagagaaacctgactgaggtcaatgcatcttgggttagggaattctactgcaattactttaaaacctccctagatgcagtgaaccttagagGAAAGCGGATTCTGGTCACCGAAGAGGCAATTGAAGacgttctgaagcttctgcctaaaactgatcagctggatggttatcagaaagctgaggaagatATGCGTTTcttgaagtttgattgggatgcagtcaaggccaggatagcccttgactcgaccgttccttggattatgggtcagaacaccaccatgccaaagggaatcaagcggatttacctgaatgatgaggctcggctatggcatcagatacttagcaacttcattatgccgagtactcacgagactgagataccagccgctatgatcaccctcctttggtgtgtgatggagggtaaggacctgtacctgccacgctttatccggtaccacatggccagggtccacgtccgaggcactcttccctttccttatctgattacacaggtaggccgtcgagctgacgtgccttgggaggatgctgatgagaagccacctgctgcagaatgcaagaagattattcctcacagcaggaactttctggctttgggctacagacctcctttCCTCACTGCTACTGTTGACATAgctacaccatctgccggcccctcttcctctacagctacccctgccaccaccactgcacctccacctgccccagagcccatctatcatctagtgcaccgcctgtttcgacggcttgaccagatggagcgtcgcaacaagcgacgctatgagcacctgaagctaatgatacgatctggcgacatcccctccgagcctgacacaccatccgaggcatctgaggaggaggtggatgatcacgaggcagagacccatccccagagtgaggctgcgcaggcaggcacagaacaggccgcatcacatcaggaggctctGCCTCAGATTTAGGCTGTAGACCCCAAGattcctatccagtcagcacctcctctgcagcaggctgatcctcagaccaccaccacagagactccagctacccacccttccagtgatgacaccccttcacaccctgcttgagtgagcatcagggacgatgcttcattttaagtgtgggaagatcgccatctctggcgttcctttttttggtgaaccactacagactctttttatttattctgctacttttctgtatttttatttttatttttatttttattttctcagtacttatatatattgctatttttatgtatttattctatgttgcactttagttcatattttagccatttagtcttagtagcaattctaacttattagttatagaaattgtggattaattagtatagtttaccctttttagcataagatagcttagtttgaattgaaaaatataaaaggagagtaaactaggaacttgaacataatagaaacaatccacacaacttgtatatatagcattacatgttagttagttaacaacatttcatcaaggagaaacaatagaaatttaaagccattcaatataaattttacattgagaataatgggaatttttaactaaacctgcatgacatacataactgataaatgatttttgagctagagaacatac
Encoded here:
- the LOC112749935 gene encoding uncharacterized protein isoform X13, yielding MSSVNLNTSFLFHQGSRSRSPTFHLFHTLTKLPISSITTKKPQKGNRFFPFPSFSVSVVLTKEEVLKGKEENKESEKPAFNFKSYMVNRARNFDNLPSLRHFEDLMVTPLALTVCHGGSAGAVTEGAPELLPKEKDSEGGEGGNKQGQQGKASEGEERASESPCKAESQRGMMKSSDKPPKGSNSGTLAAESPVVNNRSDGTGSPATPNMDVKAESKNFSQELQQLREYCMNQKSIDSMGFSF
- the LOC112749935 gene encoding uncharacterized protein isoform X5; the encoded protein is MSSVNLNTSFLFHQGSRSRSPTFHLFHTLTKLPISSITTKKPQKGNRFFPFPSFSVSVVLTKEEVLKGKEENKESEKPAFNFKSYMVNRARNFDNLPSLRHFEDLMVTPLALTVCHGGSAGAVTEGAPELLPKEKDSEGGEGGNKQGQQGKASEGEERASESPCKAESQRGMMKSSDKPPKGSNSGTLAAESPVVNNRSDGTGSPATPNMDVKAESKLAEVWPEASEESHRISKLLQVYSFRMFCKED
- the LOC112749935 gene encoding uncharacterized protein isoform X10; this encodes MSSVNLNTSFLFHQGSRSRSPTFHLFHTLTKLPISSITTKKPQKGNRFFPFPSFSVSVVLTKEEVLKGKEENKESEKPAFNFKSYMVNRARNFDNLPSLRHFEDLMVTPLALTVCHGGSAGAVTEGAPELLPKEKDSEGGEGGNKQGQQGKASEGEERASESPCKAESQRGMMKSSDKPPKGSNSGTLAAESPVVNNRSDGTGSPATPNMDVKAESKFLMVTAGGSMARSK
- the LOC112749935 gene encoding uncharacterized protein isoform X6 encodes the protein MSSVNLNTSFLFHQGSRSRSPTFHLFHTLTKLPISSITTKKPQKGNRFFPFPSFSVSVVLTKEEVLKGKEENKESEKPAFNFKSYMVNRARNFDNLPSLRHFEDLMVTPLALTVCHGGSAGAVTEGAPELLPKEKDSEGGEGGNKQGQQGKASEGEERASESPCKAESQRGMMKSSDKPPKGSNSGTLAAESPVVNNRSDAELQGSPATPNMDVKAESKNFSQELQQLREYCMNQKSIDSMGFSF
- the LOC112749935 gene encoding uncharacterized protein isoform X2, translating into MSSVNLNTSFLFHQGSRSRSPTFHLFHTLTKLPISSITTKKPQKGNRFFPFPSFSVSVVLTKEEVLKGKEENKESEKPAFNFKSYMVNRARNFDNLPSLRHFEDLMVTPLALTVCHGGSAGAVTEGAPELLPKEKDSEGGEGGNKQGQQGKASEGEERASESPCKAESQRGMMKSSDKPPKGSNSGTLAAESPVVNNRSDAELQGSPATPNMDVKAESKNFSQELQQLREYCMNQKSIDSMFLMVTAGGSMARSK